The following DNA comes from Hordeum vulgare subsp. vulgare chromosome 3H, MorexV3_pseudomolecules_assembly, whole genome shotgun sequence.
CTCGCCGCCATGgacgccggcggcggcggagacggcccGCCGCGGGAGGCGCCGGAGGAGAGGACGCCCCAGACCCCCGCACCGCCAGCCCCGGCGTCGGCCTCCGGGGGCGCAGCGGGCCCCTCTGGCTCcggggagaagccggtgaagcgcATGATGAAGACCCCCTACCAGCTCGACGTTCTCGAGCAGACGTATTTAGGTGCGCGTGTTTCCATGTTTTGAGTTCTATAGATTTTTTTTTGGGGGTTTGTGTTTGATTCAGCTTTTCTCACGAAGGATTCGGTCTCATCGTTTTCGTTTCCTGCAGCCGAGCAGTACCCCTCGGAGGCCATGCGCGCCGAGCTGTCTGTGAAGATAGGTCTGTCAGACAGGCAGCTGCAAATGTGGTTCTGCCACAGGCGGCTCAAGGACCGCAAGCCGCCGGCGAAGAGGCAACGGCGGGACGAAGAGGGCCCAGCAACACCTGTGCCCGTACCGCCGCCGGTGTTGCCGCTACAGGCAATGCCGCTGGCGAGCACTGACCTTATGATGAGTGCCGTCAGTCCTTACGACGAGCCGCTGCTGCCCCCTACTCACTCCCGTAGGGGAGCCGGACGGTCTTCGGCAGTGCCCAGGATTTCTGCACCTGACATTGGGAGGAGGTATTATGAGCCACTGCCTGTTATGCTGCCACCACCCGTGGCGCCCATGCACTTCAGGCAAGCTGAGCTCAGGGTGATTACTTCTGTGGAGTCTCAGCTCGGGGAACCGTTGAGGGAGGACGGACCGCTCCTTGGTGTCGATTTTGATCCACTTCCTCCAGGCGCCTTTGGTGCACCAATTGGTACCTCTCCTAGAATCTCAACTTGTGTTCAACGCGAGGATTTTGAGCTAAAGAATGCCCAAGCTAATTTGTATTTGAACGGGGTGGAAACCTTCATATATCTTTTATCTGGGCTTAGTGTGATTTTGCATTCAAGTCTTTTATGTAGACTACTCTTAAACCCATTAATCTTATGCATAGTTTTCTCTATAATGGATTAATGGTGAAGACTTAAATATAGTTTACTCAATTATTTGTTTTTCCTGTAACTAACCGTTACTGGGAAGTGGAGAGTAACAGTATGGGATTGGAGTGACCGGATAAGTCATGTGCTAATAATGAAAATGAACTGTAGATCATATGTTGGAGAAGAATGATTGATCAACTTAGAGGAAGTGAAAAGTAAGACAAAACATCCCTTCAAACTTGGATTAAGAGGGCCATGTAGTATAGACTAAATTACTAATTTCCTTCTGGTGAGGAGTGCTTTAGATAATAACTACATATCATAGGATCTTATCAAACAAAGATGAGTAACCTTTTTATGAATAGTTTTTTTTTTACTGTCAACCTTGAGCTTAAGCAAAAGTTCACTTTTCGACCCTGAAGTCTAAAGCCATTTGATTCGTAGCCTTGAAATATTGAAACCGTCCAGTTTTAGCCTTGCCCTCGGATAGTTTCACAAGTGCTGATGTGGCTGCCttgtgtccatcacatcattaccaTGTTGTAACAATGTCATCAAGTTCTGTTTATTGATATGTTTTGACcgatttttcttcttattttagtATCTGGTGATTTTTTTATTATCTTAAATGGTGGATCTTGTTTTGGATTTTCAGAACTTGTTCACGTCACTTAAAACCAGTGAAAATGAAACCATAAGGGTGAAAATGGATGGTTTAAATAGTTTGAGGTGGCAAGTCATACAGTTTAGAGTTGTACGGTAGAAAAGTGAGCTTTTGACAAGTAGACCTTTTCCCTCATTTCAATGAAATACACAATAAAAAATAAGGAACATTAGTCGGTAATAACATTCCACCATCACCCTATGGGAGAGTGGTTTACATTGGATCAGTCTGTAACACGAAATCCTAAAGTGCCTTGATCAGTGATCAGTTGACTTGCTCAATGCCTCTTTCCTATGacatctgtgtgtgtgtgtgtgtgtgtgtgtgtgcatgcgctCCACTGCCTTCAGACTGAGCAGACACAGCTGATGCCTACTGATGAGTAGGCGTGCAGGAGTGAACTACGGGCGTGTGTGGGGCAAGCTGCCCACCACCCGAAGTCTGTAAATCTGATCCAGTGGCCAAAATGCGAGTTTGCATGACAGCAGCTTGTGTGGGGGTGTTTCATTAGACCCTTCCAGATTACTGTTATACAAGTAAAAATATAGATACACAGTTAAGCAATCGCCTAATGACATATAAATAAGGTCTACCATTGTTATACAAGTAAAAATAGATACACAGTTAAGCAATCGCCTAATGACATATAACTAAGGTCTACCATTGAACTTCTCCATTTGGTGAACGAAGATTCATGTGTGGTATCTATTGATGGCATGGACAGAGTCACCATTTATTCATAATTTCATATCCTTCCGATTGCTGACATACTTTTTCTCATGCAGTTCCGGAGCAGCAAAAGCAGCCTGCCCGATCTTATGACACAAAGATATTTTCTAGGCATGATCCAAATCTCTTAAAGGTAAACATTTAGGAAACTTGCTAAAGTAAGTTCATGTATCTTATTATCTTGTATAAGCGTGTAGTGGATTTTCGTCACTCGAAAAATTGTTTCTGTAATCTTGTGTTTGCTTATGTTATAGAGTACCATTACTGCATCATTCAGATAATTGTATATGGCAGTTGTGAGTTGACACTGTAGTCCATTGTTACATTGTTGGTTTGTACTCCctccttcctaaatataagtctttttagagatttcactagggggctacatacggagcaaaatgaatgaatctatactctaaaatatgtctatatacatccgaatGTAGGCTCCTAGTGAAATCtaaaaaaaagacttatatttagaaacggagggagtataactttTGAGCATATGGATATCATGTTAACTATGCTAATCTTTTAGCCCGATCCAGGAAGTGTATTGGTGTCCCAATGAAATGAGTCCAGTGTATTGTGCTTAACACCAACAACGGAGATTTCATGATCTGGAGTAGGCCACTTGTATGGATCTACCAAATGGTAAAAAACGTTGGTGCCCACACGTATTGATATGGCATCATTGCTGTGTAGTGTCGGGTGTCTTGTCAACGTCATGCACAACCCTTACTAAAAGGGAAATAAAACCAAGTTTCGGTGCATGCATTGGTTGTGCTCAACTGCGGTTCCAGGTTTTATATGGGCCTATTTAGTGGGAACACTTGCTCTCTTTAGGCGTGTTACTTCATTGGTGTACGTGTCACCCATTGGTACCCTTTCCATTGAAGTTTTGTCTTATCCAATGTTCGTTCTTATTTATAACTGTTTTCTCAGCGAGTCTACCACTATCTTGTTCTAATCATCTGTGCCATGATCTTTATTTTGAGCACTGAAAGTGAGAGCACCGTTGGTGCGATATTTTTATTCCTAAGGCTTGAGCCCCCCTCcccccttaatttcttctcaaacccACCTCTAATTGTTTAGGCATCTTTTCCCCCACCAGGTGTCATCATTTTTGCCCAGCATGGAGCACCCTTTTGTTCCAAATTCGTTTGCTGGGAAGAGAAAATCAACTGTTGGTAATCCACCTCTAGTTCATCCGCATGGGGGATTGAGGGCAGTCCATGAGTATCAATTTCTTCCTGAGCAGCCAAGTGATGCATACGAGAGAGCAAGTAGATCTCATTACTATGACACTCTGGTTGAAGGTTCAAATTCGAGGATACCATCTCTCACTCCAGTACCGCACCTTCTCCATGGATCTGAGGAGATGGCGCCTAGTTATGCTTTTGAAGGCCAAGGTCTTCTGCCTCAATCTGGCAGACCTCAGGTGTTTCCTGCAGTATCGTCAGATTACGAGATGAATCAATCTAATAGCAACATTAATTCTGTGCCAGTCGATGGTCAATTTGGTAGTTCTCATGTTGCTGGCTTTGAAGACCCACTTATATCATCGGAAACAAGGGCTTATCATGATGAAGATGCTTCTCGAGTGGATAGGAAGCGAAAAGTATGCTTCTCTCTAACCCCTCGTATATGCATCTTTTTCTTCAGCCTTGGACATTTGTGAGCATATTGAATTTTTTGTCTGGCATGTTCTTCAGCATAACGAGGAAGCAAAAATTGCAAAGGAAGTCGAAGCTCATGAAAAACGGATCAGGaaggagcttgaaaaacaagacaTATTGAGGAGAAAGGTATCTGCTTGTTTTCAATTGATGGATATCATCAGCATATACTATTTGGCTTGAAAGTCATTTATGGTTTCATGTCCTTGCAGAGAGAGGAACAAATGCGCAAGGAAATGGAGAGACATGATCGTGAaaggagaaaagaagaggagCGATTGCTTCGTGAGAGGCAAAGAGAGGAAGAGAGATTCCAAAGGGAGCAAAGGCGGGAACACGAGCGCATGGAGAAGTTTTTGCAGAAGCAATCTAGACGAGTTAGTTTTGTAGTTCCTTTGAAATAAACTATAACCCAGATATAATACTGTAGTATATGTAGCACTAACTCTGTTCAGCATTAAAGATCTGTCGACATATTTGCAGGCAGAGAAACAAAGACAAAAGGAGGAACTCAGAAAAGAGAAAGAGATGGCGAGGCAGAAGGCTGCTAATGAAAGGGCCACAGCACGAAGAATTGCACGGGAGTATATGGAGCTTGTGGAAGATGAGCGCTTGGAGCTAATGGAATTGGCTGCACAAAGCAAAGGGTTACCCTCAATGCTTTGTCTTGATAGTGACACGTTGCTGCAGCTGGATTCATTCCGAGGTATGCGTATTAAATTTAATTCTGAACTTCTTAATACTAAACGCCACCAAAGGTCACTTCTAATGTATTTGTAGGAAATAAATCCATAGTCTCATGTATCCATAGTAGAATATAACTAGCACATTAGGATGGAATGAGAAATGTTAATATATAACACTGTAACACATCTATTGAATTTCTGGGTGAAGCTTGGCCACTGAAAAATGTAAtatacttgtttttgtagggttaaTAAATGCAGATTCACAATAGAGTATAAATCTGCCGAGGCTTGTTTCGACTTCAACTTTCAGTAAAATCAGATTTATCAAACTAGCCTTAGATCCTAACCGCCTAAAGCTTTTTTGGTTAGGTCAGGATAAATCAAATATACCTTTTTACTAAAAGTCAGTGCAAGTGATCTGAAAAATAATTCTTACATGTTTCGTTTCGGTAAACTCAGATGTAGATATGCAGAACACTCTTCTTACCAAGGTGTTCATTCTGTACTATTATAAGTGAAATACAGCAAAATAAAACCACCCCTGAATCTTGCACAAAAACCCATAGTTCAAATCCACCTCTTAAGATTTATCGCCCAAAGATCTGCTTAAAGGTGAATTGTGTCTAGTGATCTGAAGACCGAGTGATTCATTCATTTAGTAAGTACTTGTTTGATTGTGTATATATCCTATTACATATGAGTTATGGCAGTATTAAAGAAGGGAAAATCTAAATGGTTGCTACTGGAGGAAGagagctatgcatgcatgcagaatATTACACCTCATATTGACATCATCGACATATAGTACTAAATCCGAGTTTTTGAAATGCTTAATATCAAACCGTTAATCCAATTAGCAATCCGTCTTTACTGGTGAGTTCATCTTGACGAGGGCTTCAAAACAAGATCCTTTGTTGTTTTATTTGATGAACGTTTTTTGGTGGCGCCAGTTCCCAGATTATAGTACCATCGttgtcatgttagcagttgccacgTAATAGTGTATGGTTCCGGGCAAAAAGCAAAAGTTTATATGTTCTTAGCAAATACAATGTTTATGTAGAAACTAGAGTGAGTATTCAAGTGTTAGGCCATCTCCAATGTCGACCATCAAACTGTCTGGACTGCTGCCATGCCTGCTTCCTCCCTCGCCTGCGCCCTTTCCCGCTCGAAGCTAGCTGCCTGCATTCATGCTGCTCTAGAGCGGCCGCTCCGCATTGACGCTGACCCAGGGCGGACGTGACCTCTTGCTGGCGCCAACATTGACGCGGCTTGCAGGCCGAGGGCGCTGCACGCCCGATGCGCATGCCTTCTCTTCACATTGAAACGACATTCGTTTGTCTGCTTCCTCTCCGCATTGAAACAAGCACAGTATGCCGAGGAACCTACTCCGGCGCCCTGAGCGCCACATGTACGTTCCAATGCTGATCTGCATTAAACACCTTTCCACCGGCTCCTCGCATTCGCCCGCTATATAAATGTGGCCATGTGCCGTGCAAGAAGCACACCTCACCTTCACTCTCCATCTCCTTGTACCATATCCGCAATGGCCTCCGGCTCCAAAGTCTTGTGGGACGGCCTCTCCAGCGAGCAGAAGAAGGAGCTCTCTGGCGTTGCAGCGGCCTGGGTTGCCCGGTGAGCCCAGCCGAATACAGCTGGCTTGCCAGCAAGCCCTCCGAAGCAGTGCCACTGCCATGGCTAGGCCGTTCTCGCCTGTCCAGGCTGGCCAACGCCGTCTCTCGTCAAATCCGCTGCGAGCGATGGCGGCAACGCGTTTGTCAGGCGGAGAAAGAAGCCATATCCGCGAACGTTGATACGGCGGCGGAGGGATTTGACTGGGGGCATTGACGACGTCGTCGCCAACAACACATCGTCCGCGTCCCTGCGCCATCACGACGAGGAAAAGTAGAACATGGGAGGCCGCCGCTGCTTGGGTCCCACAAAGGTCAGCGCCACCGCCTCGCCAGGTTGCATAGCCGGTGACTTGCTCGGTGAGTGGGGGCGTATACCACGGCGACCGTCTTCCCCCCGCCCGAAAACCAATCCTCACGGCGGCAGAGGGAGGCTACTCTTCAACGGGATCTTCCCCTCCTGCCGAAGCATATCCCTCCTCCCACTGAAGCATATCCCTCCGGGCTCACAACAATCCGATGAGCGGGCTGTTGGACATGGGGAAGACATGTCGTGTGGATGGAGATCCGCCGCGTCCGGCATTAGTCTGGGTTTAAGTCTAGTCCGGTATAGTTTAGTACTTTAGTTAAAATATGTCCGAAATTTAAATGCTTTCGTCCGGTTTGTATGAAAATCATCTGGTTAGTTGAAACCAGGTTCGAAATGTATGCCAGCTTTGGATGGCCGGCTGTGGACAGGCCTCCCTCGGTCCGCGGATGGATGCATTGTCCGGTTTGCGGGTCAGCGTTAGAGATGCCTTTAGCAACATTTAAGAGATGTTAAAGAACCTACAAGTGCTATCATGCAAATCTTACAATAGTGGTAACCTGGTAGCCAGATTACTATAATCTGGCAATCGTTGACGAAAAAGAAGTCGTCGAAACATGTGAACATTGGATCTAGCTTCAAAGATCTTGCCGCAACGAAGCCAACGGTGGAACTGATCGTCTATTGGATTAGCGGTTCGAGAGATATAAATTTTTAATTTTATGAGTTGAGAGAATGTGGCTGATGTCATGCTTACATACTACATGCACACCTCCTCTCTGTTTGTTGCATACATGCATTAGGGAAAAGAATGGGGCGCCACTTGTAAGACTAGGATGTGCACGCCTGCCATGTAGTACTGTCCAGTAAAGAAATAGATGTGCAACTCGTGGCCATATGCTTTTGTTTAATGCATCATTATTCCAACACGTGAAGTCTAACTGTACATTGCATTTTTCACTCTCCCTCCCTGCCCCACATTCTTCTCCCAGACATGTTGAGCCAATTCCCCCCTGAAATGGTGAGATTGAAGGTGCCATTGTCGATAAGGCCTTGGACAGGATCCGAGGAAAGTGTTGGAAAGCTTTTGATGGTAATGGTCTGATTGTTATATATGGTTGTTGCAATATTTGCAGTTGTCCCCGCTCCAATAATATGCAGACATGCAATCCATTTCCAAAGAGATGTTATACACATGCTGCAAAGTGTTGCTTTTATTTTATCAAGAAATCACACATATGTTGCGTTCTTGGTTGTATATGTATCCTTCTCTTTGACTTTTTGTCAAGCGCATGTGGTAAATACTCTTTTTAATACATTCGAATCAGGTCAATGTGGATATAAACGTCACACCATGATCACTTCTTTTCCAGAGTATGCATACCATATTCTAGCATTGCGTTGCTCCAAGAGATATTAAACCCAGAAGCATTGGAATAGCTTGTTGTTTGATTGAAAAGACATGTTCTGATCTTGTTTTAGATATTTCCATTAGGTGTTGTAGTGTCAAACTGCCAACAGATAGTTAGAACACTTCATTTAATTACTGGACTATGTAGTACGTTCACATTCATCTGTTAGTTATGTGCTTAGCTCAGCACACATTTTGCAATTAACATTCTATTGGATAGAACTGCTGGTAATTTTAAGCTAATGCACATGCTATTCTAAATTCCGAGTTAGATAGTTCAGTTATATCTTATATGTACTTGATAATATTTGCAGTGAAACTGTTGCTACATGAATTGCAGGTGTGGAAATTCTTGATTACTTTTGCTGATGTTCTCGAGCTTTCTTCAGTTACACTTGATGAGTTTATTCAGTCTCTTCATGATTATGTAAGTGTTTTCTTTGAAGAGGCTAATTATCTGCCCTGGACTGTTCTGGTAAAAGGGACAAGGAGGTAGAATATATTTGTATTGTTTACTTACTAATGATGATAAGATCTATGTACAAAGATAAACGTGTGAGTGATTCATTTAGTGTCATGTCTGGCAGGCAATAAGTGTTCGATTAGTTTGTGCAAACTTTATATATTATTGAATATTTATTGTGTCAAATCCATTATTCCTGGCTTTTTTTTAGAAGAACAGGGAGGCAATATTCCTGGCTTGACTGCTTGTTTATGGGCATATTTATCTATATTAGGCACAAGAACTCGTATCAACATGTTTGCTGCAAAAATTTATCACAGTAATAATATTTATAAATTTACCAGCTCATTTTTGATAAACATTGATGATCTAACTTGGACCTGATGGACCTTGCGAACCAAACATTGATAGGTTTATTGGATCTAATGTTTGCCATGAATTTGGTTTGTTATTGGCTACTCTGCTGTTTCCATCAATTTCATTGGTGCTATGCATTGTTTTTAAGGCATCGCCTAGGTGATGCTTAGGTGTCAGGGCGCCCTGCAAGCTTAAAGCGTCCACCTTACCTTAGGTACCTACGTAAGGCGTCCGCCTTAAGATTTAAGGCGTCTGATTACGCGTCCAGGTTGGCGCCCTAGTCCATATTGGACGCCTTGAGCTTGACAGGCAGGCAGGGGAACAGTTTTAGGCGGGAAACAGAGATGCTGTTGGCGCCAACAGgtaaggagggggggggggggggacagcttcaaatcaacacgcacctcctccttctctccaGCAGAGATCCTTTCTGGTAgcgcccccctcccccctccagtACAGCAGCAACAGGCAACAAGGAGCATACCAAATTATACTATATTCTGCTGCTTAGATTGGCAAGTCAGATCTCTCTAAGGCGCCCgaccccccctcccccctccagtACAGCAGCAACAGGCAACAAGGACCCTACCAAATTATACTATGTTCTGCTGCTTAGATTGCCTACCATATTCTGCTGCTTAGATTGCCTAGTCAGATCTCTCTAAGGCGTCCGAGCCCCCCCTCCTCCAGCGCCTTACCGCCTTAAAAACATTGGTGTTATGTAATTTCACTCTTTTTAAACCCTTAAGTTGTTTGATGTCATCTCTCCTGGCTTCTTGACTATTCCCATTAACTACCTTTTCTTGTAGCTGTTAGTGAAGGCAGTAATAGCCTAATAAGTAACACCATGGGTTAGCTTACTGGGTCTGTTTTGTAGGATTCAAGGTTGTTGGGGGAGTTGCATGTTGCTCTTCTGAAATCTATCATAAAGGATATCGAGGATGTCGCCCGAACTCCCTCGGTTGCATTGGGGGTAAATCCAGGAGGTGGCCATCCACAAATTGTTGAAGGGGTGTGTGTGTGCAGATATCCTGAAAGCTCTGATTGTTCCTTAAGATTATTTGTTGTTTGCATTctatttatatattttattaaaCCTTTTTACAGGCATATTCTTGGGGATTCAATATACGTAACTGGCAGCGCCACCTCAATCTTCTTACTTGGCCTGAAATTTTACGGCAGTTTGCTTTATCTGCTGGTTTTggacctcaactgaagaaaaggaATGCTGAAGATGTTTTTTACCGTGATGAAAATGAGGTTTGTATGCTATCTCATAATTGTGCATGACAAGAAACACTTCTGGAAGAGTTTTAACAAGATTCATATAAAATTTGATATATAGGGCCAGGATGGTCAGAATGTCATATCCACTCTCCGAAATGGTTCAGCAGCCGTGCGTGCTGCCGCTCTGATGAAAGAAAGAGGCTACACCCATCGTCGATCTCGGCACCGCCTCACTCCCGGGACGGTAAAATTTGCTGCTTTCCATGTGCTTTCTCTTGAAGATAGCAGTGGTCTCACAATATTGGAAGTTGCAGAGAAAATCCAGGTATGCAGCATAAGGATATGCTAGCTTTATCATTGCCTTCTATTCTTCTATCTCTATTTTAATAGATTTATTTGCTCTTTCTCAGAAATCTGGACTCAGAGATCTTACCACAAGCAAGACACCTGAGGCATCTATAGCTGCTGCCTTGTCAAGGGATACAAAACTTTTTGAGCGAACTGCTCCCTCAACATATTGTGTAAAGTCCCCTTACAGAAAAGATCCAGCTGAGTCTGAGGCTGTGTTGTCATCAGCACGTGAAAAAATTAGGGCTTTTCAGAATGTGCTGTCTGACTCTGAAGCTGAAAAAGAGGTGGATGTGGATGATGTTGATAGAGACGAGGAATCTGATTGTGATGATGATCCTGACGGTGATGATGTGAATATTGAGGTAGGAGATGAGAAGGACCCCCTTCTTGCTGTTAAAGCACAAGGTGTAGTACCAACTGTGACTAAAGTTGGTGACGTAAAAGGGGATCCAGATGGTTTGGATACTGCATTAACTCGACCAATTAGTTCTACTACATCGAGAAAAGATGTCGCCATGCTTTCTTTAGGAGACTCCAGTGCAGTAGGTACTTCAAGTGTTTCACCTCTCAGAGCTTCATCAGATCACCGTGAGGTAATCACTGGTGATGCTGAAGGTACACAGATTGATGAAAGCAACCAAGGTGAGTCTTGGGTACAGGGACTAGCAGAAGGTGACTATTGCGATCTTAGTGTCGAAGAACGTCTAAATGCATTGGTTGCGCTTGTTGGTGTTGCCACTGAAGGGAACTCTATTCGAGCTGTTCTCGAGGTAAAGATCCTTCCAACTATCCTTTCAGTTGTCACTTTCTTATTAGACAGCACTTGATTATACGAGTCTTGCAGGAACGTTTGGAAGCAGCGAATGCCGTAAAAAAACAAATGTGGGCGGAGGCACAACTTGATAAAAGACGTTCCAAAGAAGAGTTTGCTAGCAAAGTGCAGTACAATTCTTACACGAGTTTAAAGGCTGATGTTATTCCAGAAAACAATGCTACAGAGACTACTCCAACTCCAGTCCGTAATCTTGATATAGAcaatgatgaaaatgcagggactTCAAATAATAATGAGATACTTAATCAACAGAGTAATGCTGCCAATGTGTCTTATGAAAGGAATGGCACAGGGCAAGATGCCAGTGCAACACCAGATAATTTATCTGCTCAGCAGTATGCACATGCTGATAAAACACGGTCTCAGTTGAAATCATACATTGGTCATAGAGCAGAGCAGCTGTATGTTTACAGATCGCTTCCCCTGGGGCAGGATCGGAGAAGAAACCGATATTGGCAGTTTTCAACTTCCACATCACCAAATGATCCTGGTTCAGGAAGAATCTTTTTTGAATCGAGAGAGGGATATTGGAGGATTATTGACTCAGAGGAGgtatttattttgtttgtatATATTTGAGCTAACCTGGTTATCATACATATAACT
Coding sequences within:
- the LOC123444072 gene encoding homeobox-DDT domain protein RLT2-like isoform X1, producing the protein MDAGGGGDGPPREAPEERTPQTPAPPAPASASGGAAGPSGSGEKPVKRMMKTPYQLDVLEQTYLAEQYPSEAMRAELSVKIGLSDRQLQMWFCHRRLKDRKPPAKRQRRDEEGPATPVPVPPPVLPLQAMPLASTDLMMSAVSPYDEPLLPPTHSRRGAGRSSAVPRISAPDIGRRYYEPLPVMLPPPVAPMHFRQAELRVITSVESQLGEPLREDGPLLGVDFDPLPPGAFGAPIVPEQQKQPARSYDTKIFSRHDPNLLKVSSFLPSMEHPFVPNSFAGKRKSTVGNPPLVHPHGGLRAVHEYQFLPEQPSDAYERASRSHYYDTLVEGSNSRIPSLTPVPHLLHGSEEMAPSYAFEGQGLLPQSGRPQVFPAVSSDYEMNQSNSNINSVPVDGQFGSSHVAGFEDPLISSETRAYHDEDASRVDRKRKHNEEAKIAKEVEAHEKRIRKELEKQDILRRKREEQMRKEMERHDRERRKEEERLLRERQREEERFQREQRREHERMEKFLQKQSRRAEKQRQKEELRKEKEMARQKAANERATARRIAREYMELVEDERLELMELAAQSKGLPSMLCLDSDTLLQLDSFRDMLSQFPPEMVRLKVPLSIRPWTGSEESVGKLLMVWKFLITFADVLELSSVTLDEFIQSLHDYDSRLLGELHVALLKSIIKDIEDVARTPSVALGVNPGGGHPQIVEGAYSWGFNIRNWQRHLNLLTWPEILRQFALSAGFGPQLKKRNAEDVFYRDENEGQDGQNVISTLRNGSAAVRAAALMKERGYTHRRSRHRLTPGTVKFAAFHVLSLEDSSGLTILEVAEKIQKSGLRDLTTSKTPEASIAAALSRDTKLFERTAPSTYCVKSPYRKDPAESEAVLSSAREKIRAFQNVLSDSEAEKEVDVDDVDRDEESDCDDDPDGDDVNIEVGDEKDPLLAVKAQGVVPTVTKVGDVKGDPDGLDTALTRPISSTTSRKDVAMLSLGDSSAVGTSSVSPLRASSDHREVITGDAEGTQIDESNQGESWVQGLAEGDYCDLSVEERLNALVALVGVATEGNSIRAVLEERLEAANAVKKQMWAEAQLDKRRSKEEFASKVQYNSYTSLKADVIPENNATETTPTPVRNLDIDNDENAGTSNNNEILNQQSNAANVSYERNGTGQDASATPDNLSAQQYAHADKTRSQLKSYIGHRAEQLYVYRSLPLGQDRRRNRYWQFSTSTSPNDPGSGRIFFESREGYWRIIDSEEVFDALVASLDTRGSREAQLHSMLQRVESTFKEGIKRKRTAAIEQSAGRYLKNGATDTMRASYRSEFGSPSSTLSSVSADSATTYSDSFKIELGRNDVEKISISKRADGFLKWMWRECCDRQLTCAMKYGKKRCSALLHSCNYCYQIYLAEERHCSFCHKTFKSIYNYSEHTSQCEEKRRIDPNWKMQIADYSVPIGMRLLKLQLATIEASIPSEALQPFWSDGYRKSWGVKLHSTTSVEEIFQMLTLLEGAIRRDCLSSDFETSNELLNNLKTEDIPSQNLSSLPGTSVLPWVPDTTAAITLRMLDLDYAVSYVQNQKKERDSGDSMKLASRYTVKKAQDIEPLEPTGFDLYDARGPPSSGRRGRGRGSRGGSRGGRGRSRGGRIPRGISSSSRIEYIYEDAAYEKAPRKNARRGRGRGRGRRRGRRTVRPRQPSSEGRGRSIPKANLLGSFSMLSNVKPSAVEESPRSSGAEEWGLESRRPYIQGEGDENSSGSESDQSEDNEENGQPMDEEYEEEQVPDYSRAYSGGPRPHAHGMMDDETEDDDEDAEGDGEGDEEEYDVNQASADVDDEMDEDDDIGDDGDDGVEVNADEDEGATSYSSDYSE
- the LOC123444072 gene encoding homeobox-DDT domain protein RLT2-like isoform X2, which encodes MDAGGGGDGPPREAPEERTPQTPAPPAPASASGGAAGPSGSGEKPVKRMMKTPYQLDVLEQTYLAEQYPSEAMRAELSVKIGLSDRQLQMWFCHRRLKDRKPPAKRQRRDEEGPATPVPVPPPVLPLQAMPLASTDLMMSAVSPYDEPLLPPTHSRRGAGRSSAVPRISAPDIGRRYYEPLPVMLPPPVAPMHFRQAELRVITSVESQLGEPLREDGPLLGVDFDPLPPGAFGAPIVPEQQKQPARSYDTKIFSRHDPNLLKVSSFLPSMEHPFVPNSFAGKRKSTVGNPPLVHPHGGLRAVHEYQFLPEQPSDAYERASRSHYYDTLVEGSNSRIPSLTPVPHLLHGSEEMAPSYAFEGQGLLPQSGRPQVFPAVSSDYEMNQSNSNINSVPVDGQFGSSHVAGFEDPLISSETRAYHDEDASRVDRKRKHNEEAKIAKEVEAHEKRIRKELEKQDILRRKREEQMRKEMERHDRERRKEEERLLRERQREEERFQREQRREHERMEKFLQKQSRRAEKQRQKEELRKEKEMARQKAANERATARRIAREYMELVEDERLELMELAAQSKGLPSMLCLDSDTLLQLDSFRDMLSQFPPEMVRLKVPLSIRPWTGSEESVGKLLMVWKFLITFADVLELSSVTLDEFIQSLHDYDSRLLGELHVALLKSIIKDIEDVARTPSVALGVNPGGGHPQIVEGAYSWGFNIRNWQRHLNLLTWPEILRQFALSAGFGPQLKKRNAEDVFYRDENEGQDGQNVISTLRNGSAAVRAAALMKERGYTHRRSRHRLTPGTVKFAAFHVLSLEDSSGLTILEVAEKIQKSGLRDLTTSKTPEASIAAALSRDTKLFERTAPSTYCVKSPYRKDPAESEAVLSSAREKIRAFQNVLSDSEAEKEVDVDDVDRDEESDCDDDPDGDDVNIEVGDEKDPLLAVKAQGVVPTVTKVGDVKGDPDGLDTALTRPISSTTSRKDVAMLSLGDSSAVGTSSVSPLRASSDHREVITGDAEGTQIDESNQGESWVQGLAEGDYCDLSVEERLNALVALVGVATEGNSIRAVLEERLEAANAVKKQMWAEAQLDKRRSKEEFASKVQYNSYTSLKADVIPENNATETTPTPVRNLDIDNDENAGTSNNNEILNQQSNAANVSYERNGTGQDASATPDNLSAQQYAHADKTRSQLKSYIGHRAEQLYVYRSLPLGQDRRRNRYWQFSTSTSPNDPGSGRIFFESREGYWRIIDSEEVFDALVASLDTRGSREAQLHSMLQRVESTFKEGIKRKRTAAIEQSAGRYLKNGATDTMRASYRSEFGSPSSTLSSVSADSATTYSDSFKIELGRNDVEKISISKRADGFLKWMWRECCDRQLTCAMKYGKKRCSALLHSCNYCYQIYLAEERHCSFCHKTFKSIYNYSEHTSQCEEKRRIDPNWKMQIADYSVPIGMRLLKLQLATIEASIPSEALQPFWSDGYRKSWGVKLHSTTSVEEIFQMLTLLEGAIRRDCLSSDFETSNELLNNLKTEDIPSQNLSSLPGTSVLPWVPDTTAAITLRMLDLDYAVSYVQNQKKERDSGDSMLASRYTVKKAQDIEPLEPTGFDLYDARGPPSSGRRGRGRGSRGGSRGGRGRSRGGRIPRGISSSSRIEYIYEDAAYEKAPRKNARRGRGRGRGRRRGRRTVRPRQPSSEGRGRSIPKANLLGSFSMLSNVKPSAVEESPRSSGAEEWGLESRRPYIQGEGDENSSGSESDQSEDNEENGQPMDEEYEEEQVPDYSRAYSGGPRPHAHGMMDDETEDDDEDAEGDGEGDEEEYDVNQASADVDDEMDEDDDIGDDGDDGVEVNADEDEGATSYSSDYSE